GCCGCGGAGCACGAACTCCTCGACGGCGGCGACGGGCAGCTGACGGGTCGCCAGCGCGGCGTGCAGGAGGGAGATGGCGGACTTGCGGTCCGAGACCCGGAACGCGCCCTCGGCGATGCCCTGGTCGAGGATCTCCTCGAGGACCTCCTCGACCGCGGCGACATGGTCGTGGATCTTCTCCATCGCCTCCTCGGAGAGCAGGTGGTAGAGGATCCCGCCCATCCCGGTGTGGAACTGCTGGCCGGCCTGCAGCTGATGGCGCAGGTAGACCCGGATCTTGGCGACCGGGTCGGGGACCAGGTCCAGATCACGGCGCAGGTCGGCGAGGTAGTGCTGGGTCTCCTCCGTCGCGAAGGCCACCACCACCGCCTCCTTGTCGCGGAAGTGGTGGTAGATCGCGGTCCGGCCGAGGTCGGCCCGGGCGGCGATCTGCGCCATGGTGATCGCGTCGAAGCTGCGCTCGTCCATGAGCGTCGCGAAGGCGTCGAAGATCTTGCGCCGCACCAGGTCGCGGTGGGCGGGAACGGTCTCTGCGGCGATCTTCGGCACAAGTCGATCCTAGAGGCGAAAAAGGGTCGGCTGATGAACGGGGAGCGGGGGTGTGCCCGCCACGCGGCAGACACACCCCCGGACATGAAGGGCGTCGGCTACTTCTTGCCCTTCGCCTTGCCCTTCACCTTGACCTTCGTCACCGACGAGCCACCGGGGTAGGTGACCGTGACCTTGTGCTTGCCTTTGGCGAGCTTGGGCAGCGCCACGGTCGTGG
This region of Nocardioides sp. L-11A genomic DNA includes:
- a CDS encoding TetR/AcrR family transcriptional regulator; protein product: MPKIAAETVPAHRDLVRRKIFDAFATLMDERSFDAITMAQIAARADLGRTAIYHHFRDKEAVVVAFATEETQHYLADLRRDLDLVPDPVAKIRVYLRHQLQAGQQFHTGMGGILYHLLSEEAMEKIHDHVAAVEEVLEEILDQGIAEGAFRVSDRKSAISLLHAALATRQLPVAAVEEFVLRGLGHMG